One segment of Arthrobacter sp. MMS18-M83 DNA contains the following:
- a CDS encoding DedA family protein, producing the protein MNTSPLLIGCIVFALVFAEDAIFVGFVIPGETAAVVGGVIASRGIFPLWLMIAIVVTAAITGDTVGYEIGKHFGPRVMALKILDKRRAQLQRAEDFLKDKGGLAVFLGRFTAFFRAVMPALAGLSRMPYRRFAFWNFSGGIVWGSLFVTLGFVAGNSYEEVARTVGRGAAAVVAVVAVAILVVWQVRKHKTRKV; encoded by the coding sequence TTGAATACCAGCCCGCTCCTGATCGGGTGCATAGTTTTCGCCCTCGTCTTTGCCGAGGACGCAATTTTTGTGGGCTTTGTGATCCCCGGTGAAACGGCGGCTGTGGTGGGCGGGGTGATTGCAAGCCGTGGAATCTTCCCCTTGTGGCTCATGATCGCCATTGTGGTGACTGCCGCGATCACGGGCGACACCGTGGGCTACGAAATAGGCAAACACTTTGGTCCCCGGGTGATGGCCCTGAAGATCCTGGACAAGAGACGTGCCCAACTGCAAAGGGCCGAGGACTTCCTCAAAGACAAGGGCGGCCTCGCCGTGTTCCTGGGCCGGTTTACCGCCTTCTTCCGTGCCGTCATGCCGGCTCTGGCCGGACTCAGCCGCATGCCGTACCGGCGCTTCGCATTCTGGAACTTCAGCGGCGGCATCGTTTGGGGGTCCCTGTTCGTGACTCTCGGTTTTGTGGCTGGAAACTCATACGAGGAAGTGGCCCGCACGGTGGGCCGGGGTGCCGCGGCCGTGGTGGCAGTTGTTGCGGTGGCGATCCTTGTCGTGTGGCAGGTCAGGAAGCATAAGACCAGGAAAGTTTGA
- a CDS encoding CoA transferase has protein sequence MNDSFADATSRLWHAIGAEDTELAAAQLTTTGPRAVLPAAFDVTGLATGAVAAATVAAAQFFAARRQSKQPAVTVDSLESCAAFASERLFTPVGWTRPPLWDPIAGNYRAADAWIRLHTNYASHRAAVERVLGANDRETVQAAVAALSAEELETAIVDAGGCAAVMHNRVQWLASAPGAATADAPPLTAVERRSSGARTPDAVGQLPFDGVRVLDLTRVIAGPVCTKFLAGYGAEVLRIDPPGFDEVPSLLPETTLGKRTAALDLTASTDRATFEELLAGADVLVSGLRADVLKRLGYDDEALTAVNPGLIVASLDAYGWGGPWRNRRGFDSLVQMSCGIADDGATATGQAEPIPLPVQALDHATGWLLAAAVARALTRRLTHSTSARIHGSLIGTANLLYSLTPPNGHLPVSTPEDFTFMATTTAWGPARRVPLPGRIDGVPVHWSQPAGPLGRHPAMWVMP, from the coding sequence GTGAACGACAGCTTCGCTGATGCGACCTCCCGCTTGTGGCACGCAATCGGCGCCGAAGATACGGAATTGGCGGCCGCTCAACTAACGACGACCGGGCCCCGGGCGGTCCTCCCGGCCGCTTTCGACGTGACAGGACTTGCGACGGGAGCGGTTGCCGCCGCGACGGTGGCCGCAGCGCAGTTCTTCGCAGCTCGCCGCCAGTCAAAGCAGCCAGCGGTGACCGTAGACAGCCTGGAGTCGTGCGCCGCGTTCGCGTCCGAGAGGCTGTTCACCCCGGTCGGCTGGACCCGGCCACCGCTCTGGGACCCCATCGCCGGCAACTATCGCGCGGCCGACGCCTGGATCAGGCTGCACACCAACTACGCCAGCCACCGCGCCGCCGTCGAGCGGGTGCTGGGCGCCAATGACCGCGAAACAGTTCAGGCCGCAGTGGCCGCGTTGTCCGCCGAGGAATTGGAGACGGCCATCGTGGACGCGGGCGGATGCGCCGCGGTCATGCACAACCGCGTCCAGTGGCTCGCCTCGGCTCCAGGGGCGGCGACCGCCGACGCGCCGCCGCTGACCGCCGTCGAGCGCCGCTCATCCGGTGCCCGCACGCCGGACGCCGTCGGGCAACTGCCCTTCGACGGCGTGCGCGTGCTCGATCTGACGCGGGTGATCGCAGGACCGGTCTGCACCAAATTCCTCGCGGGCTACGGTGCGGAGGTGCTGCGGATCGACCCGCCGGGCTTTGACGAGGTGCCGTCGCTACTGCCTGAGACCACGCTCGGCAAACGTACCGCCGCTTTGGATCTCACTGCCTCGACCGACCGCGCGACGTTCGAGGAACTGCTCGCGGGTGCCGATGTGCTCGTGTCGGGACTGCGGGCCGACGTCCTGAAACGCTTGGGCTACGACGACGAGGCCCTGACCGCCGTGAACCCCGGCCTGATCGTCGCCAGCCTGGACGCCTATGGCTGGGGTGGCCCGTGGCGCAATCGCCGCGGGTTCGACAGCCTGGTCCAGATGAGCTGCGGAATCGCCGACGACGGAGCCACCGCCACGGGCCAAGCGGAGCCGATCCCGCTTCCCGTTCAAGCTCTCGACCACGCTACCGGCTGGCTATTGGCCGCGGCCGTCGCCCGCGCTCTGACCCGACGACTCACGCACTCGACGTCCGCCCGCATCCATGGCTCACTCATCGGCACGGCCAACCTGCTGTACTCGCTGACTCCGCCGAACGGCCACCTACCCGTGTCCACACCAGAAGACTTCACCTTCATGGCAACCACCACCGCCTGGGGGCCGGCGCGCCGTGTGCCTCTTCCAGGGCGAATCGACGGCGTCCCCGTGCATTGGTCGCAGCCAGCCGGACCGCTCGGCCGTCACCCGGCCATGTGGGTCATGCCGTAG
- a CDS encoding urease subunit beta, with translation MIPGEYRLQAEPIECNSGREAIAVEVVNRGDRPVQVGSHYHFAEANPALDFDRKAAHGRRLDIPAGTAARFEPGDSKTVKLVALAGSREVYGLRNAVNGSLDSGTGENDGGAAAATEGPGASKEGTAQ, from the coding sequence ATGATTCCCGGTGAGTACCGGCTCCAAGCAGAGCCCATTGAGTGCAACAGCGGACGCGAGGCAATCGCCGTCGAGGTGGTCAATCGTGGTGACCGCCCCGTCCAGGTGGGATCGCACTACCACTTTGCCGAAGCGAACCCGGCCCTCGATTTTGACCGCAAGGCCGCCCACGGCCGCCGGCTGGACATCCCCGCTGGCACGGCCGCACGCTTCGAACCCGGCGACTCCAAGACGGTCAAACTGGTGGCCCTTGCTGGCAGCCGCGAGGTCTACGGCCTGCGGAACGCCGTCAACGGATCGCTTGATTCCGGCACCGGAGAGAACGACGGCGGCGCTGCCGCTGCCACGGAAGGGCCCGGAGCCAGCAAAGAAGGGACAGCCCAGTGA
- a CDS encoding urease subunit gamma, giving the protein MHLLPREQEKLMIVVAADLARRRQSRGLKLNFPEAVAIISYELIEGARDGKTVAELMSYGTTLLRREDVMEGVPEMIHDVQIEATFPDGTKLVTVHDPIR; this is encoded by the coding sequence ATGCATCTTTTGCCCCGTGAGCAGGAAAAGCTCATGATCGTGGTCGCGGCCGATCTCGCCCGGCGTCGGCAATCCCGCGGGCTTAAACTCAACTTTCCCGAAGCCGTCGCGATCATCAGCTACGAACTGATTGAGGGTGCCCGGGACGGAAAAACCGTCGCCGAACTCATGAGCTACGGGACAACGCTGCTTCGCCGTGAGGATGTCATGGAGGGCGTGCCCGAGATGATCCACGATGTCCAAATTGAGGCCACTTTCCCTGACGGCACCAAGCTCGTCACCGTCCACGACCCCATCCGCTAG